A window from Scleropages formosus chromosome 17, fSclFor1.1, whole genome shotgun sequence encodes these proteins:
- the LOC108938528 gene encoding beta-1,3-galactosyltransferase 5-like codes for MHRGKGIPFDLLLNSKQDPKLCQKGQVLMILVTSAPWHLEQRNSIRNTWAKKQGKDFNSWQVLFLIGHHAGAGTSPEILKEQQTFGDILVGNYVDCYRNLTLKVMHGMKWVAENCEPQFVLKTDDDCFVNTCHLPRFLVKFNNIKSGLYAGSLFPQAKRRVIRDPFSKWYVSWEDFEEERYPPYASGIGYVLSLDAVLKILKVAEHVRPIPVEDAYMGILAKEAGIPVRSSARFMKHNINWRVCNYRYLMVIHHLDASELKVAQQNMVKAKTACSGTAEITTWK; via the coding sequence ATGCATAGAGGAAAAGGAATACCATTTGACTTGCTTCTTAATTCAAAGCAGGATCCTAAACTGTGCCAAAAGGGTCAAGTCTTGATGATACTCGTAACATCTGCACCCTGGCATTTAGAGCAAAGGAATTCAATCAGGAATACATGGGCAAAGAAACAGGGCAAAGACTTTAATTCCTGGCAGGTGCTCTTTCTAATCGGTCACCACGCTGGAGCAGGTACCTCTCCAGAGATCCTGAAAGAACAGCAAACCTTTGGAGACATTCTTGTGGGAAACTATGTCGACTGTTACCGGAACCTGACTCTAAAGGTCATGCATGGGATGAAGTGGGTTGCGGAAAACTGTGAGCCTCAGTTCGTTCTGAAGACGGATGATGACTGCTTCGTCAACACCTGCCACTTGCCACGCTTTCTGGTGAAGTTCAACAACATTAAGTCTGGTCTCTACGCAGGATCTCTGTTTCCTCAAGCAAAGAGGCGGGTTATCCGAGATCCTTTCAGCAAGTGGTATGTCTCATGGGAGGATTTTGAGGAAGAGCGGTACCCGCCTTATGCCAGTGGTATTGGTTATGTGCTTTCGCTTGATGCTGTGCTGAAGATCCTAAAAGTAGCAGAACATGTGCGCCCCATCCCGGTGGAAGATGCCTACATGGGTATCTTAGCAAAGGAGGCTGGGATTCCGGTGAGATCAAGCGCCCGTTTCATGAAGCATAATATAAACTGGAGAGTATGCAACTACAGGTATCTCATGGTCATCCATCACCTGGATGCCAGTGAGCTGAAGGTGGCTCAGCAGAACATGGTTAAAGCCAAGACGGCATGTTCGGGCACAGCAGAAATCACCACGTGGAAATGA
- the ggt6 gene encoding glutathione hydrolase 6, translated as MIPSGSVRYEKLPNTEETGDEDAGGSGEEEEDQVTVFLYSPSGSFHKRNPRRELWLRVAVAAVLLAVSLGFVVCEWYGCLSADASLEGGLQNHHHDGHALDSQSHKETEDRDHQGKSGHRSHEHPSSQYHHGVVITDSTVCSEAGREVLEDGGNVVDAGMAALLCLGVVHPHAAGVGGVFSGILYNRTTGISRGIRTTCTGSPLITYGVPATLQGIRRLHSLYGRSNWEKLFVKAIKLAKEGFHIDDTLALALKSNELRICQSALRDLFCDRNGSVKAPGSIVTNRKLSELLQSAGANDSLLPESLGMKLAVDLPSAAQQAFVKNIQRCGVEIREPFTIEEEGYSVFTASSELFSSIISETVKRHSAQNASFWGDASDYTNVSIYVSLFNTAKLVYNNFLGNQSLGGLPVSNMVSSHIGVLDNSGNILIVSTSLNSSFGAAQVLPSTGVLLSDFVLDPAADLAQWSCASIVKLRQTDKEDDDDSEDALGVGVTGGFSAPFIAAQIIINRLILGKSISEAVISPLLHVEMVSPESLSACISVVSNTSDTYKLLMEGEGQMHTQAADECADKTVAFIMQKHAGHVGAYGVPAAKACTDGF; from the exons atgataccgAGTGGCTCAGTTCGATACGAAAAGCTGCCAAATACGGAGGAAACCGGCGACGAAGACGCCGGCGGAAgcggagaagaagaggaggatcAAGTTACCGTCTTTTTGTACTC gCCCTCTGGCTCGTTCCACAAGCGCAACCCGAGGAGGGAACTGTGGCTTCGCGTCGCCGTGGCGGCAGTGCTTCTAGCTGTATCCCTGGGCTTTGTCGTCTGTGAGTGGTACGGGTGCCTGTCGGCGGACGCGAGCCTGGAGGGGGGTCTCCAGAACCATCACCATGATGGACATGCACTTGATAGTCAGAGCCACAAAGAAACAGAGGACCGCGATCACCAGGGCAAATCAGGGCATCGCTCACACGAGCACCCCAGCTCACAGTATCATCACGGAGTTGTCATCACAGACTCGA CTGTCTGCTCTGAGGCGGGCAGGGAAGTTCTTGAAGATGGAGGAAATGTAGTCGATGCCGGGATGGCTGCTTTGCTCTGTTTAGGAGTTGTGCATCCACATGCTGCTGGTGTAG GTGGAGTCTTTTCAGGAATCCTTTACAACCGTACAACTGGAATTTCAAGAGGAATACGCACGACTTGTACGGGATCCCCCTTAATTACGTACGGTGTTCCAGCTACTCTGCAAGGAATTAGACGGTTACATTCGCTATATGGCAGATCGAACTGGGAGAAGCTGTTTGTGAAAGCCATCAAACTGGCCAAGGAAGGATTCCATATAGACGATACTCTTGCACTGGCATTAAAATCCAATGAATTAAGAATATGCCAGTCAGCGCTGCGTGACCTTTTTTGTGACAGAAATGGGAGCGTTAAGGCCCCCGGCTCTATCGTCACCAATCGGAAGTTATCTGAGCTTTTGCAGAGCGCCGGTGCAAATGACTCTCTTTTGCCAGAAAGTCTCGGCATGAAATTGGCCGTAGACCTACCCTCGGCTGCACAGCAAGCTTTTGTCAAGAACATTCAGCGGTGTGGTGTAGAAATCAGGGAGCCCTTTACAATCGAAGAAGAAGGCTATTCTGTTTTCACTGCTTCTTCGGAGCTTTTTAGTTCTATTATTTCAGAGACAGTGAAGAGGCACAGTGCACAGAATGCATCATTTTGGGGCGATGCAAGTGACTACACCAATGTCTCCATCTACGTCAGTCTCTTCAACACAGCCAAGCTTGTATATAACAACTTCTTGGGCAACCAAAGCCTGGGAGGTCTGCCGGTATCAAATATGGTGAGTAGTCATATTGGGGTGCTGGACAACAGCGGCAATATTTTAATAGTATCTACCTCACTCAACAGTTCATTCGGAGCAGCTCAGGTCTTGCCTTCCACCGGAGTTCTTCTGAGTGACTTTGTTTTGGATCCTGCTGCTGATCTGGCTCAGTGGAGTTGTGCTTCAATAGTGAAACTCAGGCAAACTGATAAAGAGGATGACGATGACAGTGAAGATGCGCTCGGTGTTGGGGTGACCGGTGGTTTTTCCGCTCCTTTTATTGCTGCTCAAATTATCATCAACAGGCTCATTTTAGGAAAGTCCATTTCAGAGGCAGTGATTAGTCCCCTTCTTCACGTGGAAATGGTGAGCCCAGAGTCATTGTCAGCTTGCATTTCTGTGGTGTCAAACACGTCTGACACTTACAAGCTTCTGATGGAGGGAGAAGGCCAGATGCACACGCAGGCTGCGGATGAGTGTGCGGACAAAACTGTGGCTTTCATCATGCAGAAACACGCAGGCCACGTGGGAGCCTACGGGGTGCCTGCAGCCAAAGCTTGCACTGATGGGTTctga